A part of Mustela erminea isolate mMusErm1 chromosome 9, mMusErm1.Pri, whole genome shotgun sequence genomic DNA contains:
- the LOC116600174 gene encoding olfactory receptor 52A1-like, producing the protein MSISNITVFMPSVLTLIGIPGLESVQCWIGIPFCAMYLIAMFGNSLLLIIIRSHRSLHEPMYIFVGMLGVTDIALATTIMPKMLGIFWFHVPEIYFDFCLLQMWLIHTFQGIESGILLAMALDRYVAIYYPLRHGTIFTHQLVYQIGAGIALRAAILVAPCLVLIKCRFQFYHTTIISHSYCEHMAIVKLAAENVRVNKIYGLFVAFAVAGFDMIFITLSYIQIFFTVFRLPQKEARWKAFNTCIAHICVFLQFYLLAFFSFFTHRFGAHVPPYIHILFSSLYLLVPPFLNPLVYGAKTKQIRIHVVKMLCS; encoded by the coding sequence ATGTCGATCTCCAACATTACAGTCTTCATGCCTTCTGTATTGACACTAATAGGGATCCCAGGCCTAGAGTCTGTGCAGTGCTGGATTGGGATTCCATTCTGTGCCATGTATCTCATTGCTATGTTTGGAAATTCCCTGCTTCTGATCATTATCAGGTCACATCGCAGCCTCCATGAACCCATGTACATTTTTGTAGGCATGCTAGGAGTCACAGATATTGCACTTGCAACCACCATTATGCCCAAGATGCTTGGCATATTCTGGTTTCATGTACCAGagatttattttgacttttgctTGCTTCAAATGTGGCTCATTCATACATTTCAGGGCATAGAGTCAGGCATCCTCCTGGCCATGGCTCTAGATCGTTATGTGGCCATATATTATCCACTAAGACACGGCACCATCTTCACCCACCAGCTGGTCTATCAAATAGGGGCTGGGATAGCACTCAGGGCTGCCATTCTAGTAGCCCCATGCCTAGTACTGATAAAGTGCCGGTTTCAATTTTACCACACAACCATCATCTCCCACTCCTACTGTGAGCATATGGCCATTGTGAAGCTGGCTGCAGAAAATGTGCGGGTCAACAAAATCTATGGCTTGTTTGTGGCATTTGCTGTTGCAGGATTTGACATGATATTCATCACTTTGTCCTACATACAGATCTTTTTCACAGTTTTTCGTTTGCCCCAGAAGGAGGCTCGGTGGAAAGCATTCAATACCTGCATTGCCCACATCTGTGTCTTCCTCCAGTTCTATCTCcttgccttcttctccttcttcacaCATAGGTTTGGTGCTCATGTTCCTCCTTATATCCATATCCTCTTTTCTAGCCTCTACTTGCTGGTCCCCCCTTTTCTCAATCCTCTTGTCTATGGTGCCAAGACCAAGCAGATCCGCATTCACGTGGTAAAGATGCTATGTTCATAA